The window AATCACAACCGCAGAAAATCCAAATATCACGATTCCGTTGCTAGATTTCCGAGGAATCACAACAGGTATTGACATTCGTAAGGTTGTCCAAACAGGTATCCTTCCGGTAATCAATACAGCCATTGCTCATAAAGAAGCAGGTATTGGAATGATTGGAGCTGGTATTACCTATCCTCCAGCTATAGCTTTTGAAAAAGCCCTACTAGCAATAACGGGAAGTATAACGAAACAAGAAGCACAGTTGATATAAATTAGCTTAACAAGACCCCAATTACTGGGGTCTTGTTATCAGGAGGGGAATACATTGGAGAAACTAGTTATTGTCGCTATCGGAGGAAACTCGTTGGTAAGAGAAAATGGCCGCGATTCCATTAATGACCAATATGAAGCAGTATGTGAGACCGCAACACATATTGCCGATATGGTTCAAGAGGGTTATTCTGTTGTCGTTACGCATGGAAACGGCCCGCAGGTTGGCTTTGGACTTAGAAGGTCGGAGATAGCCAATGAAAATGTCGGTATGCCGGAAGTTCCGCTAGTGAATTGTGTAGCGGATACACAAGGTGGTATTGGATACCAAATTCAACAGGCGTTAACGAATGAATTTTCAAAAAGAAGAATCAATAAAAAAGTTGCTTCCGTCATTACACAGGTAGAGGTTAGTATGGATGACCCTAACTTTAAAAATCCATCCAAGCCTGTTGGGTCGTTCTTTTCGGTTGAGCAAGCTGAAGAGATGAAGAAGGAACATCCTGATTGGATTTTCGTAGAAGATTCCGGGCGCGGTTATCGAAGAGTTGTTCCATCACCGAAACCAATCGATATCGTTGAGAAAGATGCGATTAAATCATTGATTGATGCAGGATTCGTGGTTATTGCTGTTGGCGGCGGCGGAGTTCCGGTTGTTAAAACGGACAAAAATTCGTACGTCGGAGTCGATGCAGTTATTGATAAGGATTTCGCGACAAGCCTTTTAGCTGAGCAAATTAATGCAGAGACTTTAATCATAACAACAGGTGTTTCAAGAGTTTGTATCAACTTTGGTAAACCAAATCAAAAGGAACTTGATAAAATTACAATTGAGGAAACGAAGAATTATATCCTCGAAAACCACTTTGCTAAAGGCAGTATGTTACCTAAAATTGAGGCAAGTCTTAACTTTTTAGAAAATAACGGAAAGCGGGTCATTATTACCGACCCTGGAAGCCTAAAGGATGCGCTCAATGGACAAGCGGGAACTCATATTATTGGCTTAACACCTTGCTTGCAAGTAGCCTTATAAAGAATAAAGTAGGCCCCATACCTGATGGGTATGGGGCCTAAATTTACTCTTTTAAAAAAAGCACACTATTTATCTGGATGTAGGGTAGGTAATAGCCGGTAGACTTTTAAAGCTAACTGTATTTGTAACAGTTCTTCAGAGTTTTTTAAATCAGTGTTTAAGATTTCTCTAATCTTTTCAATACGATAGATAAGCGTATTTCGATGGATAAATAGTGCTTTAGCTGTTTCACTCAAATTATGATTATTTTGAAAGTAGCTTTCTAAAGTAGTGAGGTAACCTGTACCGTGCAGATTATCGTGGTCATATATTTTTCCAAGACTTTTAATAAAGAAGTCTTCTAATTCTGGATTTTTAATATTTGAACCTAAAAAGTGGTAGACGGAATAATCTTCAAAATGAGACACTACCGTGTTATTATTGAATTGCTTCATCAGCCTAATCGCCTCGTGAGCTTCAAAAAAACTCTTATGGAGTGTAGAGATTGTTTTATACTGACTGCCTATTCCAAATAAAAAAGTTGTTGCTGGTATCTCTTTAGTAAGACTTTTATAGAGTTCATTTGAAAATATCTTTGCTTCGTCCTTGGTGCTTGTAGGATTAAATTCTTTTTTGCCAACCAGGATGATAATGCGATTATTCCTGTAAAAGGAAATGACTTCACCATTCGCTGATTTACGAGATAAGTCATAAATTAAATTCACGCATTTCTTTGCGTTATTTTCCAACTTATATTTTCTGGCAATTATGTCTTCATCTACTCTAGTTTCATCAGGTTCAATATCAATAACAATGCAATAATGCATATAATCAGACTTTAATCCATGTAGGTCACAAAGGGTTTGAATGTTATCATTAGATGTAATCTTCCCTGTTAATAAGTCATCAAAAAAGTCCTGTCTTATTTTTAATTTAACTTCCTCTATTTCACGTGCTTTTATCCTTTCGAGTGCCATTATCCTCGAGGCATCCTCTAAAACAATATAATCAAATTCCGTCAAATCACTAACCGTTTGCCAAACAACTAAATATCCATAAATGTAATCCGAAACGGCAACAGGGAGGATGCGGCATTTTATTTCAAAGCCGTTTGCATCATAGTTTCGTTTGATAGCCTTTTTAAATCCCTTTATATTTTCAGGAATGGAATCGGTAAATTCCTTTGAGAAGACTGACCTATTTTTCTCTAGATTAAGATAAGAGGCAAGGGATATTTTATTTTCCTCAAGGTCGACATAATGGAGTAAATTCCAGTCTCTGTCCAGAAAGAGGATGGGATTATTTATCGTCTTGGCCAGCTCAGAAGAAATTTTATCAATACCGCCACCTTCAAGCGATATTCTAAATAATTTTTTATGCATATCTAATGATTTTCTATTTAATAAATCATATGCTCCTGTTGCCTTTTCGTTAATGATGGAAATTACCTGTGATAATGTGTATCCAAAAGGAAGCTCTAAAAGTGGGAAATCATATTGATTAGCAAGATCAATCATGTTCTGAGGGATCTTATCAAAGTATCGTTTCATCTTGATACACAAACCAGAACAATTAATTTCTGCGAGCTCTTTAATAATCCGATTTTGGAGATCAACACTATCTTTAAAAATATATCCCGTAGATAAGAGCAGTTCGTTGGATGTAAGCCAGTCAAATGTGTCGGGGTTCTCCATAATGTTAACAATGGAAACTTTGTTATTAATTCCTTTTTCCCCCGCAACAATCTGTATTCCTTCAATGGATTTTATCTGGAGTAAGTCTTTTACGGTTAACATTTTTTCCACTCCTGCTAATTGCTCATCTTTTATTCAGACAAATGACTTTGTAGAAATTCAATTACCTGTTTCAAGGCATTTTGAACAACTGGATTATAAAAGTCTTTGTCAAATACGTGGTCTCCGTTTGGAATCGTTATTATCTTTGCCTCGATACCTTGTTTTACTAAAGCTCCTCGCATAAAAACAGATTGCTCGTACGGAACATCCACATCCTTTGTGCCATGCAAGAGTAGGGTTGATGGATAATCCTTTGTAATATTATAAATAGGGCATAACTTAAGAAGCTGCTCTTTATTTATGAGTGGATTAATTCCTGATATTTCCTGAATCCACTCTCCTGTTTGCCTCGCATACAAGTAGAGTAGGAAACGGTCATCAACCGTTCCTTCTGTAATAATCTGATTGGATACCAACTTCTTAGCGGTTTCTTTAGGCACTATGACCTTTTGACTGTAAAATTTGTTTGGATTTGTCGCCCATTTTGCCGTTATATCCCCGTACCCATAGAAGGAAACAATGGCACGCGGCTTATTTTTAAAGGTTCCTGTACAAAGAGCGAGGTAGCCACCTGCAGAACTCCCTACAACAGCTATCCTTTTAGGATCAATGGAAAAATGTTTTGGCCCTTCAGATTCAATCCAGGTAAGGGCATCTTCTACGTCTTCAAGGATGTCTGGCAGTTTCGTTTCAGGAGCAAGCCGATAATTAATGGAAAACAATGAAAATCCATTGTCGGTATAGAGCTTTACCATTTCCTTCGGGATTTCTTCTCTTGACCCCCAAAGAAGCCCACCTCCGTGAATATATACAATAACAGGAGCATAATCCTGTTTAGTCTCGTAAAAATCGGCCGTGAGTGTAAAACATGCACTTTCCTTATAAATAACCGTATTCTTCATAATTTTATTCCCGTCCAATCAAGCCAAGTCTATTAAGAATAGTGTACCCTTTTTTCAAGATAACGTCACCGCCCATTTGGTGAAAGTTGTCGAAAAAATGGTAAATAGCACTTTAAAGTGAAAAACCTCATTTATTTATGTCACGTTGAACCATACCATAAGTAAATGAGGTTTTTCTAATTTGAAATAAGTGTTTGGATTTTTGTATTAACATTGATGTTGTTAATTCAGATGGAGATATCCGAGTTGGACAGAAGCTAATGATCGATAATGAAAAATTTGATATCACTCCTGTCGGAGATCTCGTCCAACGAAATCTTACAACACTGGGCCACATCACCGTACGTTTTGATGGATCAACAAAACCAGAATTACCAGGCACTTTGTATTTAGAGGACAAAGAAATTCCTTCTATTGATTTAGGTACCGTACTAAAGATTGTCAGTGAATAACTTTATTGATTTTTAGATAGGTAATAACGTTCATATTTCCAAAAGGCTTAATCTTATAAGGATTAAGCCCCAGGCTGTCGAGAAACTCTCGACAGCCTATTATTTTGTTTAATAACTTTAATAATTCACCGCGTTAATATGGTATAATATTCTTATCAAGAACAGGACGGTGAATAGAATGTTCAAACCCAAAAAGGTTGTTCAAAATGAAGCTGAATTTGTTTTTATCGAAGATTTGGTGCCTCAAAATCACCTTTTAAGAAAGGTGGATAAATATATTGATTTTTCATTTGTTGGAGAAAAGGTTCGGCCCTATTACTCAGAAGATAACGGTCGTCCAACTGATCCAATTCTGCTTTTCAAGATGATGTTTATTGGATATTTTTATGGCATTCGTTCGGAACGTCAATTGGAACGAGAAATTCAAACTAACGTTGCTTATCGATGGTTCTTAGGATTGAAGCTAAATGACCCAGTTCCTCATCATTCAACTATCAGTTGGAATCGAAGAACACGTTTTAAGGAAACAAACATCTTTCAAGAAATATTTGATGAAATTGTCCATAAAGCCATAAACCATAAGATGGTTGGTGGGCGTGTTTTATTTTCGGACTCGACTCATCTTAAAGCGAACGCCAATAAGAATAAATTCACTCGTGAGGAAGTTGAAGTGGAAACTCGCGAGTACATAGATGAGCTGAATAAAGCAATTGAGGATGATAGGCTAAATCACGGAAAAAAGCTTTAAAAGAACGAGAGGAGGTGACAGAGACAAAAGTTATCCGAAAAAGTACAACGGATCCTGAGTGTGGATTCATGTCCAGGGAAAATAAGCAGGAAATGTTCTGTTATCTGGACCACCGTACAACAGACATGAAGTTTAATATTATAACGGATGCCTACGTAACTCCAGGAAATGTCCATGACTCTGTCCCTTACCTCTCTCGCTTGGACCGTCAAATCGAAAGATTTGGATTAAAAGTAGAAGCAGTCGGATTAGACTCTGGTTTTCTTACAAATCCTATTTGTAAAGGGCTCCATGATCGAAATATTTTTGGGGTTATTGCGCATAGAAGATATCACCCAACTAAAGGCTTATTTCCAAAATGGAAATTTCAATATGACAAAGAAAGAGATCTATATACTTGCCCAAATGAACAGGAATTAGTGTATCGCACGACTACAAGAGAAGGATATCGTGAATATAAGTCAAACCCAAAGAAATGTGCAGAATGTCCTCTGTTGAAGGAATGTACGAGATCAAAAAACAAGACGAAGGTCGTCACCCGACATGTATGGGAAGAATATAAGGAGAAGGTGCGGCTCAAT of the Bacillus sp. 1NLA3E genome contains:
- the arcC gene encoding carbamate kinase is translated as MEKLVIVAIGGNSLVRENGRDSINDQYEAVCETATHIADMVQEGYSVVVTHGNGPQVGFGLRRSEIANENVGMPEVPLVNCVADTQGGIGYQIQQALTNEFSKRRINKKVASVITQVEVSMDDPNFKNPSKPVGSFFSVEQAEEMKKEHPDWIFVEDSGRGYRRVVPSPKPIDIVEKDAIKSLIDAGFVVIAVGGGGVPVVKTDKNSYVGVDAVIDKDFATSLLAEQINAETLIITTGVSRVCINFGKPNQKELDKITIEETKNYILENHFAKGSMLPKIEASLNFLENNGKRVIITDPGSLKDALNGQAGTHIIGLTPCLQVAL
- a CDS encoding PucR family transcriptional regulator; translation: MLTVKDLLQIKSIEGIQIVAGEKGINNKVSIVNIMENPDTFDWLTSNELLLSTGYIFKDSVDLQNRIIKELAEINCSGLCIKMKRYFDKIPQNMIDLANQYDFPLLELPFGYTLSQVISIINEKATGAYDLLNRKSLDMHKKLFRISLEGGGIDKISSELAKTINNPILFLDRDWNLLHYVDLEENKISLASYLNLEKNRSVFSKEFTDSIPENIKGFKKAIKRNYDANGFEIKCRILPVAVSDYIYGYLVVWQTVSDLTEFDYIVLEDASRIMALERIKAREIEEVKLKIRQDFFDDLLTGKITSNDNIQTLCDLHGLKSDYMHYCIVIDIEPDETRVDEDIIARKYKLENNAKKCVNLIYDLSRKSANGEVISFYRNNRIIILVGKKEFNPTSTKDEAKIFSNELYKSLTKEIPATTFLFGIGSQYKTISTLHKSFFEAHEAIRLMKQFNNNTVVSHFEDYSVYHFLGSNIKNPELEDFFIKSLGKIYDHDNLHGTGYLTTLESYFQNNHNLSETAKALFIHRNTLIYRIEKIREILNTDLKNSEELLQIQLALKVYRLLPTLHPDK
- a CDS encoding alpha/beta hydrolase codes for the protein MKNTVIYKESACFTLTADFYETKQDYAPVIVYIHGGGLLWGSREEIPKEMVKLYTDNGFSLFSINYRLAPETKLPDILEDVEDALTWIESEGPKHFSIDPKRIAVVGSSAGGYLALCTGTFKNKPRAIVSFYGYGDITAKWATNPNKFYSQKVIVPKETAKKLVSNQIITEGTVDDRFLLYLYARQTGEWIQEISGINPLINKEQLLKLCPIYNITKDYPSTLLLHGTKDVDVPYEQSVFMRGALVKQGIEAKIITIPNGDHVFDKDFYNPVVQNALKQVIEFLQSHLSE
- a CDS encoding PTS glucitol/sorbitol transporter subunit IIA; the encoded protein is MDFCINIDVVNSDGDIRVGQKLMIDNEKFDITPVGDLVQRNLTTLGHITVRFDGSTKPELPGTLYLEDKEIPSIDLGTVLKIVSE
- a CDS encoding IS1182 family transposase (programmed frameshift), translating into MFKPKKVVQNEAEFVFIEDLVPQNHLLRKVDKYIDFSFVGEKVRPYYSEDNGRPTDPILLFKMMFIGYFYGIRSERQLEREIQTNVAYRWFLGLKLNDPVPHHSTISWNRRTRFKETNIFQEIFDEIVHKAINHKMVGGRVLFSDSTHLKANANKNKFTREEVEVETREYIDELNKAIEDDRLNHGKKPLKEREEVTETKVIRKSTTDPECGFMSRENKQEMFCYLDHRTTDMKFNIITDAYVTPGNVHDSVPYLSRLDRQIERFGLKVEAVGLDSGFLTNPICKGLHDRNIFGVIAHRRYHPTKGLFPKWKFQYDKERDLYTCPNEQELVYRTTTREGYREYKSNPKKCAECPLLKECTRSKNKTKVVTRHVWEEYKEKVRLNRLSKSGKMLYKFRKEKIERSFADSKELHGLRYCRLRGLRNASEQVLLTAACQNMKKIATHLSRLEKVCGNTSG